The Ectothiorhodospiraceae bacterium 2226 region TCGTTTTTTGTGCCGCGCGACGCCCCGCCGCGGCGCGGCACAGGGATGTGCCGCCACGCTTTTCGCTTTGCGTGGTCTGAGCCGTCCAGGATGGACGGATTCAGACCTTCAAACAGCCGCCGCCGTGATCGACGGCCGCAGGCCGTGGGTCACGCAGCAAAGCGAAAACCACGCTTTTCGCGGCGCGTGGTCTGAGCCCTCCACGATGGATGGACGGGTTCAGACCTACTTACAGCGAAAAACCGTACGGCGTCTCCACGCTGTTCTCCTCAGGCGGCAGACCGCGCTCGACCCGGAACCCGCCGCCGTCCGGATACAGGATGGCGTGGTAGCGCTGCTCGAGTTCATCGAGGATCCAGGCGATCTCGCTCGGATGCATGGCCATGTCGTAGCGCGTCAGGTGACGCACGCGCAGCGCCTCCTCGCGCACCTGGATAAACAACGGGTGGGGCAGACCGAGCGGCAGCACGAACTCATGCACCACCCACTCGATCGGCGTGGGCTCGCCCTCGGGCACGCGGCGGGCATCGAGCCGAAAGTGGCCGCCACCGCCCGGTTGCTTCAACAATTCCTCGAACCACTCGTCGGGGAACCCCGAGTGCACGATGATGCTGCGTCCGCTGTAGCGGCGCATGAAGCGGGTGCGCCGATCGCCCTTGCTGCGCCTGAACAGTCCGAGCACTGCGCCTCCTCCAAGATCCGATCTGGTTCCATTGTAAACCAGGGCCGGGGGTGTGATCGGGACATGGGCCCGCCTATAGTAGAGACACTCTCAAGCATCGGATGCGACGACTTCGAATGAGTGCCTTTCGTGCCGGACATGCCAGCGGGACCGACTGGAAGGACGTGATGCGCGCCTGTCTCGCGCAGCTCGGCACCGACCACGGCGCCGACGCCCTGGGCTTTCTGTACGTCACCGACGATCTCGCCGCGCAGCTAGGACCCTTGCTGCACGGCTTACGCGATGGCACCGGTGTCGGCCACTGGGTGGGCACTGTCGGGCTCGGGGTGTGCGCGAGCGGTATCGAGTACTACGATCGGCCCGCCGCCGCCGCGCTGGTGGCCGATTTCGGCCCGAACCAATACCGCGTCATCGGGGCGGTGGACGGCGAGCGGCTGCACACACCCGACGACCAACCGTGGCGGGCGCTCGGCGAGCGCCACCTCGCGGTACTCCATGGCGACCCGCGTAATGCCCACCTGGCGGATGTCGTCGCGCGCCTGCCCCAACTGGTGCCAGGCGTGTTCGCGGTCGGGGGGCTTAGCTCCTCGCGCCACACCTACTACCAGGTCGCGGATTTCCTGAACGAGGGACAGATCTCAGGGGTCATGCTCGCGGGCGACGTCCCGGTCACGGTCGGTCTCAGCCAGGGCTGCACCCCGATCGGCCCGGTGCGCACCATCACCCAGGCGCAGCGCAACATCCTGGTCAGCATCGACGGGCGGCCCGCGCTGGAGGTGTTCAAGGAGGACATCGGCGAGATCCTCGCCCGTGACCTGCGCCGCGCGGCCG contains the following coding sequences:
- a CDS encoding FIST C-terminal domain-containing protein; translated protein: MSAFRAGHASGTDWKDVMRACLAQLGTDHGADALGFLYVTDDLAAQLGPLLHGLRDGTGVGHWVGTVGLGVCASGIEYYDRPAAAALVADFGPNQYRVIGAVDGERLHTPDDQPWRALGERHLAVLHGDPRNAHLADVVARLPQLVPGVFAVGGLSSSRHTYYQVADFLNEGQISGVMLAGDVPVTVGLSQGCTPIGPVRTITQAQRNILVSIDGRPALEVFKEDIGEILARDLRRAAGYIFAALPVPGAEGRGGRGDYLVRNVIGVDTHNNLVGIGDQVETGAPIMFARRDAPAATEDLQAMLADVKARLPGPPRAALYHTCLGRGRSLFGEGSVELGIVRDALGDIPLAGFYANGEICGERLYGYTGVLTVFS